One window of Penaeus chinensis breed Huanghai No. 1 chromosome 1, ASM1920278v2, whole genome shotgun sequence genomic DNA carries:
- the LOC125027622 gene encoding proteasome subunit alpha type-2-like has translation MATERYSFSLTTFSPSGKLVQIEYALAAVAAGAPAVGIKAKDGVVLATEKKHKSILVEEHSIIKVEMITDHIGMVYSGMGPDYRLLVRQARKVAQQYYRTYLEPIPTPQLVQRLAAIMQEYTQSGGVRPFGVSLLICGWDLDRPYLFQCDPSGAYFPWKATAMGKNFINGKTFLEKRYNEDLELDDAVHTAILTLKESFEGQMSSDNIEIGICNSQGFRRLTPAEVQDYLANIA, from the exons ATGGCGACGGAGCGATACAGTTTCTCCCTCACGACTTTCAG CCCTTCAGGGAAGCTGGTGCAGATAGAATATGCCTTGGCGGCCGTAGCAGCAGGCGCACCAGCCGTGGGCATCAAAGCAAAGGATGGGGTTGTCCTCGCCACAGAGAAGAAGCACAAGTCCATCCTGGTGGAGGAACATTCCATCATCAAGGTGGAGATGATCACGGACCACATCGGCATGGTTTACAGCG GCATGGGCCCTGACTACAGGCTTCTGGTTCGTCAAGCAAGGAAAGTTGCTCAGCAGTACTACCGCACATACTTAGAACCCATCCCCACGCCACAGTTAGTACAGCGTCTGGCAGCAATCATGCAGGAGTACACACAGTCTGG CGGTGTGCGGCCGTTTGGTGTAAGCTTGCTCATATGCGGCTGGGATCTAGATCGGCCATACTTGTTCCAGTGTGATCCCTCAGGGGCTTATTTCCCCTGGAAAGCCACAGCCATGGGCAAGAACTTCATCAATGGGAAAACATTCCTTGAGAAAAG ATACAATGAAGACTTGGAGTTGGATGATGCTGTCCACACTGCCATCCTTACCCTGAAGGAAAGCTTTGAGGGACAGATGAGCAGCGACAACATTGAAATCGGCATCTGCAACTCACAGGGTTTCCGAAGACTGACACCAGCTGAGGTCCAGGACTATCTGGCCAATATTGCATAA